The Branchiostoma floridae strain S238N-H82 unplaced genomic scaffold, Bfl_VNyyK Sc7u5tJ_410, whole genome shotgun sequence genome has a window encoding:
- the LOC118408795 gene encoding uncharacterized protein LOC118408795, whose amino-acid sequence MNSLSVVVLTTVLVAMGAAVEPPNNNGDSERIIGTVSNPIIPKVEPLQDNIENALLWAWRAPQEDTVIYPEEPVAFPEGTKSLCQLKELIESDEEEGTTKRGAMPMQALASGRFGRSSFTKKIPLAALSTGRFGRSVNGLEKMPIGALTAGRFGRSEEHSKGLPLNALMAGRFGQTTGLERDSRSVGGLKKKVPLEALVAGRFGRSGSLAKKVPLEALAAGRFGRSSTLTKKVPLEALASGRFGRSSSLTKKVPLAALVVGRFGRDKSMAPRALRRLGTVSLRMPLAALASGRFGRSVPTEENSDESKQELEARENAREEETEMVSENDGSHGQLQKGPNEDLLTLSAIPRMNSPVSRRRFDFSKLPLAALKTGRFKRQRDSLDGQRNGIAPTNMPDLTEGYGSDSTVRYSPSMALSAANHVQGTDRQDDYM is encoded by the coding sequence ATGAACAGTTTAAGCGTGGTCGTACTGACCACCGTACTCGTGGCAATGGGTGCAGCTGTCGAACCCCCCAACAATAACGGCGACTCCGAGCGAATCATCGGTACAGTCAGTAACCCAATAATCCCAAAGGTAGAGCCTCTGCAAGACAACATCGAAAATGCCCTCCTCTGGGCTTGGAGAGCACCTCAAGAAGACACGGTCATCTACCCTGAAGAACCTGTCGCCTTTCCCGAGGGAACAAAGTCCCTGTGTCAACTAAAAGAATTGATAGAAAGCGACGAGGAAGAAGGAACCACAAAAAGGGGCGCTATGCCAATGCAAGCCTTAGCAAGTGGACGATTCGGTCGCTCCAGCTTTACCAAGAAAATCCCTCTCGCAGCCCTATCAACTGGACGCTTTGGCCGGTCCGTCAACGGTTTGGAGAAGATGCCCATCGGGGCGTTGACGGCAGGCCGATTCGGAAGATCTGAAGAACACAGCAAGGGTCTCCCGTTGAACGCACTGATGGCCGGTCGGTTCGGACAGACAACTGGTCTTGAACGAGACAGTCGGTCCGTCGGCGGACTGAAGAAGAAAGTCCCCCTGGAGGCCCTGGTGGCCGGGCGGTTCGGCAGATCCGGCAGCTTGGCAAAGAAAGTCCCCCTGGAGGCCCTGGCGGCCGGACGGTTCGGCAGATCCAGTACCTTGACAAAGAAAGTCCCCCTAGAGGCCCTGGCGTCTGGGCGGTTCGGCAGATCCAGCAGCTTGACAAAGAAGGTTCCCCTAGCAGCCTTAGTGGTTGGCAGATTCGGAAGAGACAAGAGCATGGCACCGCGGGCGTTGCGGCGTCTCGGAACCGTCTCCCTTAGGATGCCCCTAGCAGCTCTGGCCAGCGGTCGGTTCGGAAGATCGGTGCCGACAGAAGAAAACTCCGATGAGTCAAAACAAGAGCTCGAGGCCAGAGAAAATGCTCGAGAAGAAGAAACGGAGATGGTGTCAGAAAACGACGGAAGCCATGGACAGTTGCAAAAAGGACCCAACGAGGACCTCCTGACACTTTCGGCCATCCCGAGGATGAACTCCCCAGTGTCTCGACGCCGGTTCGACTTCAGCAAACTCCCCCTAGCGGCACTGAAAACAGGGCGCTTCAAACGTCAGAGGGATAGCTTGGATGGACAACGCAACGGCATAGCTCCCACAAATATGCCTGACCTAACGGAAGGCTACGGAAGCGACTCAACGGTGAGGTACAGCCCGTCTATGGCACTGTCTGCAGCCAATCACGTCCAGGGCACCGACCGACAAGACGACTACATGTAG